A region of Capra hircus breed San Clemente chromosome 11, ASM170441v1, whole genome shotgun sequence DNA encodes the following proteins:
- the FAM228B gene encoding protein FAM228B isoform X3, whose amino-acid sequence MKSYENDLVTDKLPKLKSSREWLEPQPLSFMEVLAKEDVDAAIQSILYRENYIIKELDKCLKHHDFLNARRKEILYKRWVDHVADPLQKKIIEKVTSYKKIKKRRQEELDGFLKYVNKKGNAFIEHYDPKEYDPFYVNKEDPNFLKVTIPPFRDPLKKAQYDKDDGKRILLQCETGKIYTMKEFKEVEKAKLHSRFPGISNSRHLMTPNEWIRLPPNYIESEFCKRSRLKIKVNFNESSFDLRPSARTPHLEFQKEDKAVTYKF is encoded by the exons ATGAAAAGTTATGAGAATGATCTGGTAACTGACAAGCTTCCCAAGCTCAAGAGCTCAAGAGAATGGCTGGAGCCACAACCACTTTCTTTTATGGAG GTATTAGCTAAGGAAGATGTTGATGCGGCTATTCAATCAATATTATATAGAGAAAATTATATAATCAAG GAATTAGATAAGTGTTTAAAACATCATGACTTCCTAAAtgcaagaagaaaagagatattGTATAAAAGATGGGTTGATCATGTGGCAGATCCTctccagaaaaaaattatagaaaaagtcACTTCAtataagaagattaaaaaaaggagacaagaagaattagatggttttttaaaatatgtaaataaaaag GGAAATGCATTTATAGAGCATTATGATCCGAAAGAGTATGATCCTTTTTACGTGAACAAAGAGGACCCGAATTTTCTGAAG GTTACCATCCCACCATTTCGTGACCCTCTGAAAAAGGCACAATATGACAAAGATGATGGGAAAAGAATTCTTCTTCAGTGTGAGACTG GcaaaatatatacaatgaaagAATTTAAAGAGGTTGAGAAGGCCAAACTGCATTCCAGATTCCCAGGAATTTCTAATTCAAGGCATTTAATGACTCCAAATGAGTGGATTAGACTGCCTCCAAACTACATAGAAAGTGAATTTTGTAAAAGGAGCAG gttaaaaataaaagtgaattttaatGAAAGCAGTTTTGACTTGAGACCCTCGGCAAGAACtcctcatctggaattccaaaaAGAAGATAAAGCAGTTACTTATAA
- the FAM228B gene encoding protein FAM228B isoform X5, with translation MKSYENDLVTDKLPKLKSSREWLEPQPLSFMEVLAKEDVDAAIQSILYRENYIIKELDKCLKHHDFLNARRKEILYKRWVDHVADPLQKKIIEKVTSYKKIKKRRQEELDGFLKYVNKKGNAFIEHYDPKEYDPFYVNKEDPNFLKVTIPPFRDPLKKAQYDKDDGKRILLQCETGKIYTMKEFKEVEKAKLHSRFPGISNSRHLMTPNEWIRLPPNYIESEFCKRSR, from the exons ATGAAAAGTTATGAGAATGATCTGGTAACTGACAAGCTTCCCAAGCTCAAGAGCTCAAGAGAATGGCTGGAGCCACAACCACTTTCTTTTATGGAG GTATTAGCTAAGGAAGATGTTGATGCGGCTATTCAATCAATATTATATAGAGAAAATTATATAATCAAG GAATTAGATAAGTGTTTAAAACATCATGACTTCCTAAAtgcaagaagaaaagagatattGTATAAAAGATGGGTTGATCATGTGGCAGATCCTctccagaaaaaaattatagaaaaagtcACTTCAtataagaagattaaaaaaaggagacaagaagaattagatggttttttaaaatatgtaaataaaaag GGAAATGCATTTATAGAGCATTATGATCCGAAAGAGTATGATCCTTTTTACGTGAACAAAGAGGACCCGAATTTTCTGAAG GTTACCATCCCACCATTTCGTGACCCTCTGAAAAAGGCACAATATGACAAAGATGATGGGAAAAGAATTCTTCTTCAGTGTGAGACTG GcaaaatatatacaatgaaagAATTTAAAGAGGTTGAGAAGGCCAAACTGCATTCCAGATTCCCAGGAATTTCTAATTCAAGGCATTTAATGACTCCAAATGAGTGGATTAGACTGCCTCCAAACTACATAGAAAGTGAATTTTGTAAAAGGAGCAGGTAA
- the FAM228B gene encoding protein FAM228B isoform X2 — MKSYENDLVTDKLPKLKSSREWLEPQPLSFMEVLAKEDVDAAIQSILYRENYIIKGNAFIEHYDPKEYDPFYVNKEDPNFLKVTIPPFRDPLKKAQYDKDDGKRILLQCETGKIYTMKEFKEVEKAKLHSRFPGISNSRHLMTPNEWIRLPPNYIESEFCKRSRLKIKVNFNESSFDLRPSARTPHLEFQKEDKAVTYKVILSMLSGGKNPSSKEANSKEHLSSLNFLELGGRRGLGPGCSESWGSPILQYTQQQLLIPKSEQLGTTLYGRLPKDRRQWAILPSFSPCQKRVRERVEETEAGFPDSGVWRVRLHVLPNGVSSGGQTVYFPSSLS, encoded by the exons ATGAAAAGTTATGAGAATGATCTGGTAACTGACAAGCTTCCCAAGCTCAAGAGCTCAAGAGAATGGCTGGAGCCACAACCACTTTCTTTTATGGAG GTATTAGCTAAGGAAGATGTTGATGCGGCTATTCAATCAATATTATATAGAGAAAATTATATAATCAAG GGAAATGCATTTATAGAGCATTATGATCCGAAAGAGTATGATCCTTTTTACGTGAACAAAGAGGACCCGAATTTTCTGAAG GTTACCATCCCACCATTTCGTGACCCTCTGAAAAAGGCACAATATGACAAAGATGATGGGAAAAGAATTCTTCTTCAGTGTGAGACTG GcaaaatatatacaatgaaagAATTTAAAGAGGTTGAGAAGGCCAAACTGCATTCCAGATTCCCAGGAATTTCTAATTCAAGGCATTTAATGACTCCAAATGAGTGGATTAGACTGCCTCCAAACTACATAGAAAGTGAATTTTGTAAAAGGAGCAG gttaaaaataaaagtgaattttaatGAAAGCAGTTTTGACTTGAGACCCTCGGCAAGAACtcctcatctggaattccaaaaAGAAGATAAAGCAGTTACTTATAA GGTCATCCTTTCTATGTTATCAGGAGGGAAGAATCCAAGTTCCAAAGAAGCCAACTCTAAAGAGCACCTTTCTTCCTTGAACTTCCTTGAGCTAGGAGGTAGACGGGGATTGGGACCAGGATGCAGCGAGAGCTGGGGTAGTCCCATTTTGCAATACACACAGCAGCAATTGCTGATACCAAAATCTGAGCAGTTGGGAACAACTCTGTATGGCAGGCTTCCCAAAGACAGGAGGCAGTGGGCCATCCTCCCTAGCTTCTCCCCCTGCCAAAAAAGGGTGAGGGAGCGagtagaagaaactgaggcaggctTTCCTGATTCAGGGGTATGGAGAGTGAGACTCCATGTACTGCCTAATGGAGTGTCCTCTGGAGGGCAGACTGTATATTTCCCTAGCTCCCTCTCCTGA
- the FAM228B gene encoding protein FAM228B isoform X1: MKSYENDLVTDKLPKLKSSREWLEPQPLSFMEVLAKEDVDAAIQSILYRENYIIKELDKCLKHHDFLNARRKEILYKRWVDHVADPLQKKIIEKVTSYKKIKKRRQEELDGFLKYVNKKGNAFIEHYDPKEYDPFYVNKEDPNFLKVTIPPFRDPLKKAQYDKDDGKRILLQCETGKIYTMKEFKEVEKAKLHSRFPGISNSRHLMTPNEWIRLPPNYIESEFCKRSRLKIKVNFNESSFDLRPSARTPHLEFQKEDKAVTYKVILSMLSGGKNPSSKEANSKEHLSSLNFLELGGRRGLGPGCSESWGSPILQYTQQQLLIPKSEQLGTTLYGRLPKDRRQWAILPSFSPCQKRVRERVEETEAGFPDSGVWRVRLHVLPNGVSSGGQTVYFPSSLS, encoded by the exons ATGAAAAGTTATGAGAATGATCTGGTAACTGACAAGCTTCCCAAGCTCAAGAGCTCAAGAGAATGGCTGGAGCCACAACCACTTTCTTTTATGGAG GTATTAGCTAAGGAAGATGTTGATGCGGCTATTCAATCAATATTATATAGAGAAAATTATATAATCAAG GAATTAGATAAGTGTTTAAAACATCATGACTTCCTAAAtgcaagaagaaaagagatattGTATAAAAGATGGGTTGATCATGTGGCAGATCCTctccagaaaaaaattatagaaaaagtcACTTCAtataagaagattaaaaaaaggagacaagaagaattagatggttttttaaaatatgtaaataaaaag GGAAATGCATTTATAGAGCATTATGATCCGAAAGAGTATGATCCTTTTTACGTGAACAAAGAGGACCCGAATTTTCTGAAG GTTACCATCCCACCATTTCGTGACCCTCTGAAAAAGGCACAATATGACAAAGATGATGGGAAAAGAATTCTTCTTCAGTGTGAGACTG GcaaaatatatacaatgaaagAATTTAAAGAGGTTGAGAAGGCCAAACTGCATTCCAGATTCCCAGGAATTTCTAATTCAAGGCATTTAATGACTCCAAATGAGTGGATTAGACTGCCTCCAAACTACATAGAAAGTGAATTTTGTAAAAGGAGCAG gttaaaaataaaagtgaattttaatGAAAGCAGTTTTGACTTGAGACCCTCGGCAAGAACtcctcatctggaattccaaaaAGAAGATAAAGCAGTTACTTATAA GGTCATCCTTTCTATGTTATCAGGAGGGAAGAATCCAAGTTCCAAAGAAGCCAACTCTAAAGAGCACCTTTCTTCCTTGAACTTCCTTGAGCTAGGAGGTAGACGGGGATTGGGACCAGGATGCAGCGAGAGCTGGGGTAGTCCCATTTTGCAATACACACAGCAGCAATTGCTGATACCAAAATCTGAGCAGTTGGGAACAACTCTGTATGGCAGGCTTCCCAAAGACAGGAGGCAGTGGGCCATCCTCCCTAGCTTCTCCCCCTGCCAAAAAAGGGTGAGGGAGCGagtagaagaaactgaggcaggctTTCCTGATTCAGGGGTATGGAGAGTGAGACTCCATGTACTGCCTAATGGAGTGTCCTCTGGAGGGCAGACTGTATATTTCCCTAGCTCCCTCTCCTGA
- the FAM228B gene encoding protein FAM228B isoform X4, whose protein sequence is MKSYENDLVTDKLPKLKSSREWLEPQPLSFMEVLAKEDVDAAIQSILYRENYIIKELDKCLKHHDFLNARRKEILYKRWVDHVADPLQKKIIEKVTSYKKIKKRRQEELDGFLKYVNKKGNAFIEHYDPKEYDPFYVNKEDPNFLKVTIPPFRDPLKKAQYDKDDGKRILLQCETGKIYTMKEFKEVEKAKLHSRFPGISNSRHLMTPNEWIRLPPNYIESEFCKRSRLKIKVNFNESSFDLRPSARTPHLEFQKEDKAVTYK, encoded by the exons ATGAAAAGTTATGAGAATGATCTGGTAACTGACAAGCTTCCCAAGCTCAAGAGCTCAAGAGAATGGCTGGAGCCACAACCACTTTCTTTTATGGAG GTATTAGCTAAGGAAGATGTTGATGCGGCTATTCAATCAATATTATATAGAGAAAATTATATAATCAAG GAATTAGATAAGTGTTTAAAACATCATGACTTCCTAAAtgcaagaagaaaagagatattGTATAAAAGATGGGTTGATCATGTGGCAGATCCTctccagaaaaaaattatagaaaaagtcACTTCAtataagaagattaaaaaaaggagacaagaagaattagatggttttttaaaatatgtaaataaaaag GGAAATGCATTTATAGAGCATTATGATCCGAAAGAGTATGATCCTTTTTACGTGAACAAAGAGGACCCGAATTTTCTGAAG GTTACCATCCCACCATTTCGTGACCCTCTGAAAAAGGCACAATATGACAAAGATGATGGGAAAAGAATTCTTCTTCAGTGTGAGACTG GcaaaatatatacaatgaaagAATTTAAAGAGGTTGAGAAGGCCAAACTGCATTCCAGATTCCCAGGAATTTCTAATTCAAGGCATTTAATGACTCCAAATGAGTGGATTAGACTGCCTCCAAACTACATAGAAAGTGAATTTTGTAAAAGGAGCAG gttaaaaataaaagtgaattttaatGAAAGCAGTTTTGACTTGAGACCCTCGGCAAGAACtcctcatctggaattccaaaaAGAAGATAAAGCAGTTACTTATAAGTAA